A part of Candidatus Electrothrix aestuarii genomic DNA contains:
- a CDS encoding TlpA disulfide reductase family protein: MNSIVTKKIFVVCTLILLALSSHAMATPMPDFTLPSAVDGKDISSKDFKGKVLLVTFFATWCPPCRQEIPSLIQLQKDLAAKGFSVLGLSLDEGDADLVNELVEQDKINYPVLMADNEVVTGFGGVTGIPTSFLISHEGKMVRTYAGYVPHELLKEDIEKIIPHEEKKIEKPKKTKETAKIVKTDKVSK, translated from the coding sequence ATGAACTCAATAGTCACGAAAAAAATTTTCGTTGTCTGTACCCTTATCTTATTAGCTCTAAGTAGCCACGCGATGGCGACACCAATGCCGGATTTCACCCTTCCCTCTGCTGTGGATGGAAAAGATATCAGTAGTAAGGACTTTAAAGGAAAGGTATTATTAGTAACTTTTTTTGCAACTTGGTGCCCACCCTGCCGCCAGGAAATCCCTTCCCTCATTCAGCTGCAAAAAGATTTAGCAGCAAAAGGATTCTCTGTTCTCGGCCTTTCCCTTGATGAGGGGGATGCAGATCTTGTTAACGAACTCGTTGAGCAAGACAAAATTAACTATCCCGTTTTAATGGCAGACAATGAAGTTGTGACTGGTTTTGGCGGAGTTACAGGAATTCCAACCTCCTTTCTTATCAGCCACGAAGGCAAAATGGTGCGCACTTATGCCGGATATGTCCCACACGAACTTCTGAAGGAGGACATTGAAAAGATCATTCCCCATGAAGAGAAAAAAATCGAAAAACCAAAGAAAACCAAAGAAACAGCAAAAATCGTTAAAACTGACAAGGTGAGTAAATAA
- a CDS encoding AraC family transcriptional regulator ligand-binding domain-containing protein has translation MSSSSQSSSKGRILGSMGSVAVLFAAYVGLSVERISKETGIDPALLMDPEQYLPEDFFEKFFNLLVKEFPDRNIPLELAQLAPLSYFGTPGRLLLRAPDAKSMVEMFAGNSDLLADRLKIEVVESSSREIFLCTEQPLDQVVKGISQEIGLGLGTRIVRDCFGEGLLSRVEFRHKARGKAKAYEETFNVPVRFQSDCNALVLNAKKLDVLNRRGTPESRSSLEQRLLRLRQELGLEKADEAADVRKAIMKNAIKGDYSVSGLARSMGMSLSTLQRRVPPDIKVRKLLEEVRYVNAMGMLADQRLSVDEVAFRLGFESDRGFRKAFKRWSGRTPAEARKEMM, from the coding sequence ATGTCTTCTTCCTCCCAGTCCTCATCCAAAGGTCGTATTCTTGGCAGTATGGGGAGTGTCGCGGTTTTATTTGCTGCCTATGTCGGGCTCTCTGTAGAGCGTATCAGTAAGGAGACCGGTATTGATCCCGCTCTTCTCATGGATCCAGAGCAATACCTTCCAGAAGATTTTTTTGAGAAATTTTTTAATCTTCTGGTCAAGGAATTTCCTGATAGAAATATTCCTCTGGAATTGGCCCAGCTCGCACCGCTCTCCTATTTTGGCACTCCTGGTCGGCTCTTGCTCCGGGCGCCGGATGCTAAGTCTATGGTGGAAATGTTTGCAGGCAACAGCGACCTGCTTGCGGATCGCCTGAAAATAGAGGTTGTTGAAAGCAGCAGTAGGGAGATCTTTCTCTGTACGGAGCAACCGCTTGATCAGGTGGTTAAGGGGATCAGTCAGGAGATTGGTTTAGGACTGGGAACAAGGATCGTGCGGGATTGTTTTGGAGAGGGGCTCCTTTCTCGCGTGGAATTTCGCCATAAGGCCCGAGGAAAAGCTAAAGCCTATGAAGAGACTTTTAATGTGCCGGTTCGCTTTCAATCTGATTGCAATGCCCTGGTGTTAAATGCTAAAAAGCTAGATGTGCTCAACAGGCGCGGGACCCCTGAAAGCCGCAGTTCTCTGGAGCAACGCCTGCTCCGGCTCCGTCAGGAACTCGGTTTGGAAAAGGCTGATGAAGCTGCCGATGTCCGCAAGGCTATTATGAAAAATGCCATCAAAGGTGACTATTCAGTCTCCGGGCTTGCCCGCAGTATGGGGATGAGCCTCAGTACCTTGCAACGTCGCGTGCCCCCTGATATCAAGGTGCGTAAACTACTGGAGGAAGTGCGGTATGTGAATGCGATGGGCATGCTGGCTGATCAACGCCTCAGTGTGGATGAAGTGGCTTTCCGGTTGGGATTTGAGAGCGACCGGGGCTTTAGAAAGGCTTTTAAGCGCTGGTCAGGAAGGACTCCTGCCGAAGCGAGGAAAGAGATGATGTAG
- a CDS encoding methyltransferase domain-containing protein yields the protein MDPQTLPAASQELYQKIKQQYRVGFESLKLNDDLQLHLLKIIDLEQLLDGKDPLKNPSEFPFWIRLWEAAIVLSRFMVNLRPAPGTTVLELGAGLGAPGLTAAALGCAVTLTDYEEIILDFEKVSTAASKLDQVRFSLLDWLNPPEMERYDIILGAEVLFRDEFFQPLLSVLRRALKPNGAIYLAHDIKRKSVPPFLQLAEKEYAISASKRVLRSLEQDKEILLTRLTPR from the coding sequence ATGGATCCGCAGACGCTCCCCGCAGCATCCCAGGAGCTTTATCAAAAAATTAAGCAGCAGTATCGCGTTGGTTTTGAATCCTTAAAGCTTAATGATGACCTTCAACTTCATCTCCTGAAAATTATTGACCTTGAGCAACTCCTTGACGGTAAAGACCCGCTCAAGAATCCTTCAGAATTTCCTTTTTGGATACGCCTTTGGGAAGCCGCTATTGTCCTGTCCCGCTTCATGGTGAACTTACGCCCTGCCCCCGGTACAACAGTGCTTGAGCTCGGGGCTGGCTTGGGGGCTCCAGGCCTGACCGCTGCTGCCTTGGGTTGCGCAGTCACCTTAACAGACTATGAAGAAATAATTCTCGATTTCGAAAAAGTCAGTACAGCAGCCTCAAAACTAGATCAGGTACGATTTTCTTTGCTGGACTGGCTGAATCCACCAGAAATGGAACGCTACGATATCATCCTTGGCGCTGAAGTCCTGTTCCGGGATGAATTCTTCCAGCCCTTACTTTCTGTTCTGCGCCGGGCTCTAAAACCGAATGGCGCTATCTATCTTGCCCATGATATCAAGAGGAAGTCGGTTCCTCCGTTCCTGCAATTAGCAGAAAAAGAGTATGCGATCTCCGCCTCAAAACGAGTCCTCAGAAGCCTGGAGCAGGACAAAGAGATTCTGCTCACGCGCCTGACGCCTCGCTAA
- a CDS encoding MMPL family transporter → MINYKNLFVVSCVLIALTIFGLLRLQIDTDVVRSLPTQEKSIADGIQIFEQHPIHDQIAIDISLIKANPDRLVKIGKALEEKFEQSGFFAQVGTDSLGSLIPELALYAAKHLPLLFTEKELKDKVTPLLEPEQINQRLQKLYQELSGMEGIGQAEFMGLDPLGLKDLILARMAPLAPSLNSQFYQGSLLSKDGHHLLVTARPKASGTDTASARQISQFLGQVEQELTRQYPEEKIQLTPVGAYRAALDNEEIIRHDVNLALVLATLGIALLLYFAFPRPLTGLLAFVPALAGTGVSLFIYSLLHSSISIMVLGFGGALISITVDHGIAYLLFLDRPQKTRGQEASREVRAIALMAVVTSVCAFLILSSSGFPVFVQLGQFTALGILFSYLFVHTIFPRLFPSMPPAEHTRSLPLRRFVDRLYGTGKPGAIAALLLFICLAFFAKPQFHVDLTSMNTMSTETQAADALFTEVWGNINERVILMRSVDSLTELQNGNDQLLAKVEEDTAQDVLAGAFVPSMLFPGQERAKENFRAWHTFWNDERVQQVQEKFTRMGEELGFAPAAFAPFFTQLQQTEIVTINPITIPEKFYELLGIRHNSERTGLLQFLTLIPGKNYTAQEAVQRYGQDASFFDAKYFTARLAEILFSTFRKMLVIIALSIVLLLALFYLDLRQTLFTLLPPFFAYICTLGTLHLIGHPLDIPALMLSIVILGMGVDYSVFCVRAHQRYQDIAHPSYALVRTAVFMAGASTLIGFGVLCFAEHAVLRSIGIASFLGIGYSLLGTFLLLPPLLDRFLFSQQQEGTEERKNMDVEARVRHRYRTLEAYTRMFARFKLRYDPMFADLPTMLAYKQGEIKTVIDIGCGYGVPACWCLEKYPGAVIYGIDPDSERVRSATIAFAGQGKAICGYAPELPPTPSPADLVLLLDMFHYLDDETAAAVLHNSFEALDKNGLLVTRFVIRPVGKLSWNWYLEDWRIKSSGGRAYYRPANRMAEFMRQAGFTVVYNEVSAVNRELIWLTGKKEEGGVKE, encoded by the coding sequence ATGATCAATTATAAAAATCTTTTTGTCGTTTCCTGTGTGCTTATCGCCTTGACCATCTTCGGTTTATTGCGTTTACAGATTGATACCGACGTGGTGCGTTCTTTGCCCACCCAGGAAAAAAGCATTGCCGATGGAATCCAGATCTTTGAACAACATCCCATTCATGACCAGATAGCTATCGACATAAGCTTGATCAAGGCCAATCCAGATCGTCTGGTGAAAATCGGCAAGGCCCTGGAAGAAAAATTTGAGCAAAGCGGTTTCTTTGCACAAGTGGGTACTGATAGCCTTGGCTCCCTTATTCCTGAGTTGGCCCTCTATGCGGCTAAGCACCTTCCCCTGCTTTTTACCGAGAAGGAGCTGAAGGACAAAGTCACGCCCCTCCTGGAACCAGAGCAGATAAATCAACGTCTCCAGAAACTGTATCAAGAACTTAGTGGCATGGAGGGGATTGGACAGGCAGAGTTTATGGGACTGGATCCCCTCGGACTTAAAGATCTTATCCTGGCCCGGATGGCTCCCCTTGCACCCTCGCTCAATTCCCAGTTCTATCAAGGGAGTTTGCTTTCCAAGGATGGGCACCATCTCTTGGTTACAGCTCGCCCCAAGGCTTCCGGCACTGACACGGCTTCGGCCCGGCAAATTTCCCAGTTCCTTGGCCAAGTAGAGCAGGAGCTTACCCGGCAATATCCTGAGGAGAAAATACAGCTCACCCCGGTGGGAGCCTATCGGGCGGCCCTGGATAACGAGGAGATCATTCGCCATGATGTGAATCTTGCTCTCGTGCTCGCCACCCTGGGCATTGCCTTGCTCCTCTATTTTGCCTTTCCCCGGCCTCTGACCGGACTCCTGGCCTTTGTCCCGGCTCTTGCCGGCACCGGAGTATCGCTCTTTATTTACTCCCTGCTCCATTCCTCCATCTCCATCATGGTCTTAGGGTTTGGAGGAGCGTTGATTTCTATTACTGTGGATCACGGCATTGCCTACCTTCTTTTTCTGGACCGCCCCCAGAAAACCAGGGGCCAAGAGGCCTCCCGAGAGGTACGAGCCATCGCCCTGATGGCGGTTGTCACCTCAGTCTGTGCCTTTCTCATCCTCAGCAGCAGTGGTTTTCCGGTCTTTGTCCAACTCGGCCAATTTACAGCCCTGGGGATTTTATTTTCCTATCTTTTTGTCCACACTATTTTCCCCCGGCTCTTCCCGAGCATGCCACCTGCGGAACATACCCGCTCGCTGCCGCTCCGCCGTTTTGTCGACCGACTCTATGGTACAGGTAAGCCTGGCGCTATTGCGGCCTTGCTGCTCTTTATCTGCTTAGCCTTTTTTGCCAAGCCCCAGTTTCATGTAGACCTGACCAGCATGAATACCATGTCTACCGAAACCCAGGCTGCGGATGCCCTTTTTACCGAGGTCTGGGGTAATATCAATGAACGGGTCATCCTGATGCGTTCTGTTGATTCCCTGACAGAACTTCAAAACGGTAATGACCAGCTCCTTGCCAAGGTGGAAGAGGATACCGCTCAGGATGTCTTGGCCGGGGCCTTTGTCCCCTCCATGCTTTTTCCAGGACAAGAGCGAGCAAAAGAGAATTTCAGGGCTTGGCATACCTTCTGGAATGATGAGCGCGTACAACAGGTCCAGGAGAAGTTTACTCGAATGGGAGAAGAACTCGGTTTTGCTCCCGCAGCCTTTGCGCCTTTTTTTACCCAACTTCAGCAGACTGAGATCGTAACTATAAATCCCATAACCATTCCGGAAAAATTTTACGAACTCCTGGGGATCAGGCACAACAGTGAGCGAACAGGCTTACTTCAGTTTCTCACCCTCATCCCCGGAAAAAACTACACGGCTCAGGAGGCGGTGCAACGCTATGGACAGGATGCCAGCTTCTTTGATGCAAAGTATTTTACAGCGCGCCTGGCAGAGATTCTTTTTTCCACCTTTCGCAAGATGCTGGTGATCATTGCCCTCAGTATCGTGCTCCTCCTGGCCTTGTTCTATCTTGATCTGCGCCAGACCCTGTTTACCCTCTTACCGCCCTTTTTCGCCTATATCTGCACCCTAGGAACCTTGCACCTGATTGGACACCCTCTGGACATTCCCGCACTCATGCTCTCCATCGTGATCCTGGGTATGGGAGTAGATTATTCTGTCTTCTGCGTTCGGGCTCATCAACGTTACCAGGATATCGCCCATCCTTCCTATGCCTTGGTACGAACTGCTGTGTTTATGGCAGGAGCATCTACCCTGATCGGCTTCGGGGTGCTTTGCTTTGCCGAGCACGCTGTCCTGCGCAGCATTGGTATTGCCTCCTTTCTCGGCATCGGATATTCGTTGCTCGGTACCTTCCTGCTCTTACCGCCCTTGCTGGATCGCTTTCTTTTTTCTCAGCAACAGGAAGGAACTGAGGAGAGAAAAAACATGGACGTAGAAGCCCGTGTTCGCCACAGATACAGAACGCTGGAGGCCTACACCAGGATGTTTGCCCGATTTAAACTACGCTACGACCCGATGTTTGCCGACCTGCCTACCATGCTGGCCTATAAACAAGGAGAGATCAAAACCGTTATTGATATTGGCTGCGGCTACGGGGTACCAGCCTGCTGGTGCCTTGAAAAATACCCCGGAGCTGTGATCTATGGTATTGATCCTGATTCTGAACGGGTACGCTCTGCCACCATCGCCTTTGCCGGACAAGGCAAGGCTATTTGCGGTTACGCCCCTGAACTCCCTCCCACGCCTTCTCCTGCCGATCTGGTTCTTTTACTGGATATGTTCCATTACCTGGATGATGAAACCGCAGCCGCAGTACTCCACAACAGCTTTGAGGCCCTTGATAAAAACGGCTTACTGGTAACTCGTTTTGTTATCCGGCCCGTGGGTAAACTTTCGTGGAATTGGTATCTGGAAGACTGGCGAATCAAATCATCAGGAGGTCGGGCCTATTATCGCCCCGCCAACAGAATGGCTGAGTTTATGCGCCAAGCTGGTTTTACGGTGGTTTATAATGAAGTATCAGCAGTGAATCGAGAACTGATCTGGCTGACAGGGAAAAAGGAAGAAGGTGGCGTTAAGGAATGA
- the plsY gene encoding glycerol-3-phosphate 1-O-acyltransferase PlsY: MQFSSFFLIIASYLIGAVPFGLLLSRGKGINIREQGSKNIGATNVSRLLGKKLGFLTFLLDCTKGFLPMFLAGRLLGEGETQNGVIALCGAAAVIGHMFPIYLRFKGGKGVATGLGVFLYLAPLAVLISMVIFIAVVAATGYVSLGSLLSSAVVLPCLYFFAEPSWKLSVAGFIIIMIWIKHHENIGRLLKGTEKSFKKKKELAP, translated from the coding sequence ATGCAATTTTCCTCTTTCTTTCTCATCATAGCGTCCTACCTGATTGGTGCTGTTCCCTTTGGACTCCTGCTCTCCCGTGGAAAAGGAATAAATATCCGCGAACAGGGCAGTAAAAATATCGGGGCAACGAATGTCTCCCGCCTCTTGGGCAAAAAGCTGGGATTTCTGACCTTCCTTCTGGATTGTACAAAGGGATTTCTCCCCATGTTTCTGGCAGGACGTTTACTCGGAGAGGGAGAAACGCAGAATGGAGTGATAGCCCTCTGCGGAGCTGCAGCAGTTATCGGGCATATGTTTCCAATCTATCTCCGCTTTAAAGGAGGAAAGGGAGTGGCCACAGGCCTTGGTGTTTTTCTCTACCTGGCCCCCTTGGCAGTCCTAATCAGTATGGTCATTTTTATCGCCGTAGTGGCCGCCACGGGCTATGTCTCTCTTGGTTCCCTGCTCAGTTCCGCCGTGGTCTTGCCCTGTCTTTATTTTTTCGCTGAACCATCCTGGAAACTCTCCGTTGCTGGTTTTATCATCATTATGATCTGGATCAAGCATCATGAAAATATAGGGCGCCTGCTGAAGGGGACGGAAAAAAGCTTTAAGAAGAAAAAAGAGCTAGCCCCCTAA
- a CDS encoding SurA N-terminal domain-containing protein gives MKISRLYMLLALFLVIYSSVAQSEIIDSCVAVVNEDVITRSDVNRIGEAVFRKINEEAPPEQREEALRLAQQKIIRQLIENKLLNQQAAALRISVSDGEVERARQQVLQRNGFSEEDFKEELENMSLSETQYRETLRDQILRSKLVGYEVRSRIVIPDEEIQRYFDEQYSKQAKTEGYYILQLGVSWANAGQGVSVAAAKEEARKQVEAAYELAKEGGDFKALARQYSNLPSATDGGDLGFFEKDEMAAYMRDAVTSLQPGELSPLIERSDSYMFFKLLANGQEEEGKEQVLNDNIKEEIRNTLYKQEAEERYKKWLEKIRSEAYIKIL, from the coding sequence ATGAAAATAAGCCGCTTATATATGTTGTTGGCCTTATTCTTGGTCATTTATTCGTCTGTTGCCCAATCTGAGATTATCGACTCCTGTGTTGCGGTTGTTAATGAAGATGTTATTACCCGTTCTGATGTGAATAGGATCGGAGAAGCGGTTTTTCGAAAAATAAATGAAGAAGCTCCACCTGAACAGCGTGAGGAAGCCTTGAGGCTGGCGCAGCAGAAAATTATTAGGCAGCTGATAGAGAATAAACTCCTTAATCAGCAGGCAGCTGCTCTTAGAATTTCGGTTTCTGATGGAGAGGTTGAACGTGCGAGACAACAGGTGCTGCAACGCAATGGCTTTTCCGAAGAAGATTTTAAGGAAGAGTTAGAAAATATGAGCCTGAGCGAAACTCAGTATCGTGAGACTCTGCGTGACCAGATCCTCCGGAGTAAACTGGTCGGTTATGAGGTGCGCTCCAGGATTGTTATCCCGGATGAGGAAATTCAGCGATATTTTGATGAGCAATATAGCAAACAAGCCAAAACTGAGGGCTATTATATCCTGCAGCTCGGAGTGTCCTGGGCTAATGCTGGTCAAGGAGTCAGCGTGGCGGCAGCAAAAGAGGAGGCTCGGAAGCAGGTTGAAGCAGCATATGAGCTTGCCAAAGAAGGGGGTGATTTTAAAGCACTTGCACGGCAGTATTCAAACCTGCCTTCCGCTACCGATGGTGGTGATTTAGGTTTTTTTGAAAAAGATGAGATGGCTGCGTACATGCGAGACGCCGTAACATCCTTACAACCCGGAGAACTCAGCCCTCTTATTGAGCGCTCTGATAGCTACATGTTCTTTAAACTCCTGGCAAACGGTCAGGAAGAAGAAGGTAAAGAGCAAGTACTTAACGATAATATTAAAGAAGAAATCCGCAATACCTTGTATAAGCAGGAAGCAGAAGAGCGATATAAAAAATGGCTGGAGAAAATACGGAGTGAAGCATATATTAAGATTCTCTAA
- the recO gene encoding DNA repair protein RecO: MPDQLCRTEAIVLRNVDFGESDRIITLYSLDAGRLTVIAKGAKRSKKRFVNKLEAFSLLDVTYRPARQDNRLHFLSEAELKDAFLFLRTDWQRYSAAMLVCELVLRFTGEHDPDRRIFFLLHWALESIHRGSLPVSVLVFFLLHLLDVCGYHPSLDGCATCSCPPEKSRQGHFTLQPGKGALVCSRCRSNVSRSRFTLSLQSLKFLQTAQKMTIKQVQRLQMPEHVAIECLFVLSCYAKYLLQADLHSWNFFARNISQGGGRNKEGLNLPFSLSEEP, from the coding sequence TTGCCCGATCAATTGTGCCGTACCGAGGCGATTGTTCTGAGAAACGTCGATTTTGGCGAATCGGATAGAATTATTACCCTGTACAGTTTGGATGCTGGACGGTTGACTGTCATTGCTAAGGGGGCAAAGCGTTCGAAAAAGCGTTTTGTTAATAAGTTAGAAGCTTTCTCTTTGCTTGATGTTACGTATCGTCCGGCGCGACAGGATAATCGCCTTCACTTTTTGAGTGAGGCAGAGTTAAAAGACGCCTTTCTTTTTTTGCGGACGGATTGGCAGCGATACAGTGCTGCTATGCTCGTTTGTGAACTGGTTCTTCGTTTCACCGGCGAGCATGATCCTGATCGCCGGATTTTTTTTCTTCTTCATTGGGCTCTGGAATCTATTCATAGAGGTTCCTTACCTGTCTCTGTTCTTGTCTTTTTCCTGCTGCATCTATTGGATGTCTGCGGTTATCATCCTAGTTTAGATGGTTGTGCAACTTGTTCTTGCCCCCCGGAAAAGAGCAGACAAGGTCATTTTACCCTTCAGCCTGGCAAGGGTGCCCTTGTTTGCAGTCGTTGCAGGAGTAATGTGAGCCGTTCTCGCTTCACTCTTTCGCTGCAAAGTCTTAAATTTCTTCAAACAGCACAGAAGATGACAATAAAGCAGGTGCAACGTCTCCAGATGCCGGAACACGTTGCGATAGAGTGCCTGTTCGTTTTGTCCTGCTACGCCAAGTACCTCCTACAAGCTGATCTTCACTCGTGGAATTTTTTTGCGCGCAACATCTCTCAGGGTGGGGGAAGAAATAAAGAGGGCTTGAATCTTCCCTTTTCCCTTTCCGAGGAGCCTTAG
- a CDS encoding TVP38/TMEM64 family protein, translating into MTDSPATAQPPSSKKKVYAKLTLLLIVVVLVFLFLVFDGQQYLSLASLKSSRQILQDFYNEHQLFTIAAYMLLYILVTALSLPGAVIMSLGGGALFGLWLGFLLVSFASTIGATLAFLASRFLLRDAIKRRFGEKLTAINKGIEQDGAFYLFSLRLVPVFPFFIINLVMGLTSIRTAVFFLVSQIGMIPGTLVYVNAGTQLGKIESASGILSPGLLFSFALLGVFPLLAKKLIGLLRKKNIRKGD; encoded by the coding sequence ATGACTGATTCCCCCGCGACAGCACAACCCCCTTCTTCGAAGAAGAAAGTCTACGCGAAACTTACCCTTCTGCTGATCGTAGTAGTTCTTGTGTTTCTTTTTCTTGTTTTTGACGGACAACAATATCTGAGTTTAGCCTCCCTCAAGTCCAGTCGTCAAATTTTGCAGGATTTCTACAACGAACATCAATTGTTCACCATTGCAGCGTATATGCTACTCTATATTTTGGTCACGGCCCTGTCTTTACCAGGAGCTGTTATCATGAGCTTGGGCGGTGGTGCTCTGTTCGGGCTGTGGCTTGGTTTTTTGCTGGTTTCTTTTGCCAGTACTATCGGGGCAACCCTTGCCTTTCTCGCGTCACGCTTTCTTCTGCGGGATGCTATCAAGCGTCGCTTCGGGGAAAAGCTCACAGCCATCAATAAGGGCATTGAGCAGGATGGGGCCTTCTATCTCTTTTCCCTGCGTCTCGTGCCCGTTTTTCCCTTTTTTATTATTAATCTGGTTATGGGCTTAACTTCTATCCGTACAGCAGTCTTTTTTCTGGTCAGTCAAATCGGTATGATTCCGGGAACGTTAGTCTATGTGAATGCGGGTACCCAACTCGGTAAGATAGAGTCAGCAAGCGGGATTTTATCCCCAGGACTACTGTTTTCCTTTGCCCTGCTTGGTGTTTTTCCCTTGCTGGCAAAGAAGCTGATAGGGCTGCTTAGAAAAAAAAATATCAGGAAAGGGGACTGA
- a CDS encoding helix-turn-helix domain-containing protein, whose product MTKQEAKDSEKSKEDLEEQGLQQEKENLPIGKLLRQVREKKALTVHDISRETNISSSNLTSIELGNYNELPADTFIRGQIIIYAKFLGLDGAEAARLFFEERAQRLSGKEKEQFESQGRGMSTNRLAEPAHISSATWALTLLVVVIGFLVGFSWYTGWSPFAYFFEQEPAQVNTATVVPLPSLPESVSDAEAGASDETAHEEEVLSSEGTTPEVGQQETQKQGAEEGTGNSDALEQSSAPSSE is encoded by the coding sequence ATGACAAAGCAAGAAGCGAAAGATTCAGAGAAATCCAAAGAGGATCTGGAGGAGCAGGGGCTCCAACAGGAAAAGGAAAATCTTCCTATTGGTAAATTGCTGCGGCAAGTGCGCGAGAAAAAAGCATTAACGGTTCATGATATCTCGCGGGAAACAAATATTTCCTCTTCAAACCTGACCTCTATTGAGCTGGGTAATTATAACGAGCTGCCAGCAGATACTTTTATCCGAGGTCAGATAATCATTTATGCTAAATTTCTCGGTCTTGACGGGGCTGAAGCTGCCCGCCTATTTTTTGAAGAACGTGCTCAGCGCTTAAGCGGGAAGGAAAAAGAACAATTTGAGTCGCAGGGGAGAGGAATGTCCACGAATAGGCTTGCCGAGCCAGCTCATATTTCTTCTGCGACTTGGGCTCTGACCCTACTTGTGGTGGTTATTGGTTTCCTTGTTGGCTTTAGTTGGTACACTGGCTGGAGTCCCTTTGCTTATTTTTTTGAACAGGAGCCAGCCCAGGTGAATACCGCAACCGTGGTTCCTCTCCCTTCTTTGCCGGAATCCGTGTCTGATGCTGAAGCAGGAGCATCAGATGAAACTGCTCATGAAGAAGAGGTACTCTCTTCGGAAGGGACCACTCCTGAGGTCGGGCAGCAAGAAACACAAAAGCAAGGGGCTGAAGAAGGGACAGGAAATAGTGATGCCCTTGAGCAGAGTTCTGCGCCGTCCTCTGAGTAG
- a CDS encoding glycosyltransferase: MKQTVPLDCWAFFDKIYCISLLEREDRRAAARKAFITVGLLERVEFVLVKKHPVSPEQGIFESHLICLRKGLQEKARTMLLFEDDVFFQRFDPSALHKACTSLKKKDRWQALFLGCISNGSWRTKDRHLAQIRYRCLSHAYAVHHSFAKQLIQEEWQGIPYDMLLQQYNREQHTENFYALYPLCAFQGLESTDNQTLRIDQARRLLGGLPFIQKMNELYQNHKVPLLLSHALTLLLLALLIFSRNK, from the coding sequence GTGAAACAGACTGTTCCATTGGATTGTTGGGCCTTTTTTGACAAAATTTACTGCATCTCCTTGCTGGAACGGGAAGACCGAAGGGCCGCAGCCCGCAAGGCCTTTATTACGGTAGGCCTGCTGGAACGAGTTGAGTTTGTTTTGGTGAAAAAGCACCCTGTCTCCCCGGAGCAGGGCATTTTTGAATCGCACCTGATCTGCCTCCGCAAGGGTCTCCAGGAAAAGGCCAGGACGATGCTCCTCTTTGAGGACGATGTCTTTTTTCAACGTTTTGATCCCTCAGCCTTGCACAAGGCCTGCACCTCTCTGAAAAAAAAAGACAGGTGGCAAGCCCTGTTTCTTGGCTGTATCAGCAATGGCAGCTGGCGAACCAAAGACCGGCATCTTGCCCAAATCCGTTACCGTTGCCTTTCCCATGCCTATGCTGTGCATCATTCCTTTGCAAAACAGCTTATTCAGGAAGAATGGCAAGGCATCCCCTATGATATGCTCCTGCAGCAATATAATCGCGAGCAACACACGGAAAATTTTTATGCCCTCTATCCGCTCTGCGCCTTTCAGGGGCTGGAGAGCACGGATAACCAAACCCTGCGCATAGACCAGGCCCGGCGACTCTTGGGCGGCCTGCCCTTTATCCAAAAGATGAACGAGCTGTACCAGAATCATAAAGTGCCGCTCCTGCTCTCTCATGCGCTCACGCTCCTCCTGCTTGCTTTGCTTATTTTTTCCCGGAACAAATGA